The Pseudomonas parafulva genome includes a window with the following:
- a CDS encoding S24 family peptidase: MEALPMNTALDFEIDDMPQLSLDDLMQVHAPWTYLVKIEGESMQGIGMYSGDLLVVDRSVEAKHGDIVIAAVNGEPVCKRMCHEHGVLVLRSENPKYPSRYIMEGDTFEVWGVVRFSVRDHDRVAG; this comes from the coding sequence ATGGAGGCCCTGCCAATGAACACCGCCCTTGACTTCGAAATAGACGACATGCCCCAGCTCAGCCTGGACGATCTGATGCAGGTGCATGCGCCCTGGACCTACCTGGTCAAGATCGAAGGCGAGAGCATGCAGGGTATTGGAATGTATTCCGGCGACCTACTGGTCGTTGATCGAAGCGTCGAGGCCAAGCACGGCGACATCGTGATCGCGGCGGTGAACGGCGAGCCGGTCTGCAAGCGGATGTGCCATGAGCACGGTGTGCTGGTCCTGCGGTCGGAGAACCCCAAGTACCCATCCAGGTACATCATGGAGGGGGATACTTTCGAGGTGTGGGGTGTTGTCCGGTTCAGCGTGCGGGATCATGATCGTGTTGCGGGGTAG
- a CDS encoding transporter substrate-binding domain-containing protein: protein MKLKSALVFPLLAVGLLIGSAAAHAEGYLDKIKARDKLIVGVFSDKPPFGFVNEQGDYVGFDTDLGRRFAKDLLGDEKKIEFVVVEPASRIPFLQSDKVDLILANMTVTPERAQVVDFTNPNLRVAVQALVPEKSTVQRLDDLASKTVIVTAGTTADVWLTKNHPDWKLLKFEKNSESLQALANGRGDAYAQDNLVLFGWAKQNPGYRLLPQKLGDEAPIAPAVKKGNAELQQWVNTELASLGKEKYLLKLYDQYVRAQLAADTDPAAVIVEGGDWK, encoded by the coding sequence GTGAAACTAAAATCTGCCCTCGTTTTTCCACTGCTGGCTGTCGGTCTGCTAATCGGCAGCGCCGCTGCCCACGCTGAAGGGTATCTGGATAAGATAAAAGCTCGGGATAAATTGATCGTAGGCGTATTCAGCGACAAGCCCCCCTTCGGTTTTGTCAACGAACAAGGCGATTACGTTGGCTTCGACACGGACCTTGGCCGCCGCTTTGCAAAGGATCTGCTGGGCGATGAAAAAAAGATCGAATTCGTCGTGGTAGAGCCAGCTAGTCGCATTCCGTTTCTGCAAAGCGACAAGGTGGACTTGATCCTGGCCAACATGACCGTGACGCCCGAGCGCGCTCAGGTAGTGGATTTCACCAACCCTAACCTGCGTGTGGCGGTGCAGGCATTGGTACCGGAGAAAAGCACGGTCCAACGCCTGGATGACCTGGCAAGCAAAACCGTCATTGTGACTGCAGGAACAACTGCTGACGTGTGGCTGACGAAAAATCACCCGGACTGGAAGCTGCTCAAGTTCGAGAAAAACTCTGAATCCTTGCAAGCGCTGGCAAATGGTCGCGGTGACGCCTATGCGCAAGACAACCTGGTGCTGTTCGGATGGGCCAAGCAGAACCCGGGCTATCGCCTATTGCCGCAGAAACTAGGCGACGAAGCGCCGATCGCGCCAGCGGTGAAAAAGGGCAATGCCGAGCTGCAACAGTGGGTCAATACCGAACTGGCGAGCCTGGGCAAGGAGAAGTACCTGCTCAAGTTGTATGATCAGTACGTGCGTGCACAACTGGCGGCCGATACCGATCCTGCTGCGGTGATTGTTGAAGGCGGTGACTGGAAGTAA